The following proteins are encoded in a genomic region of Pikeienuella piscinae:
- a CDS encoding acyl-CoA dehydrogenase family protein has product MDFALSEEQQAIFDMALEFGQAEIAPHARTWEAAGTIPKELWPKVAALGLGGIYVSETYGGSGLSRLDATLVFEALAMACPAVGSFLSIHNMCAGMIDRFGSAEMKSEWLPRLTSMETVISYCLTEPGSGSDAAALRTRAARTNEGWALTGTKSFISGGDYSDAYLVMCRTGDEGPKGVSAIIVESGTDGLSFGAKEDKMGWRAQPTAEVRLDGASVPAANLIGEEGRGFAYAMAGLDGGRLNIAASALGGAQAALDAALRYVGERKAFGKTIDQFQGLQFRLADMETELQAARIFLRQAAWKLDKDAPDATKFCAMAKRFVTDAAFRVANDALQLHGGYGYLADYGMEKIVRDLRVHQILEGTNEIMRVIISRALLAERAA; this is encoded by the coding sequence ATGGATTTCGCGCTTTCGGAGGAACAGCAGGCGATCTTCGACATGGCTCTTGAGTTCGGCCAGGCGGAGATCGCGCCGCACGCGCGGACCTGGGAAGCGGCGGGGACGATCCCGAAGGAATTGTGGCCCAAAGTCGCTGCGCTCGGGCTTGGCGGCATCTATGTGTCCGAGACATACGGCGGCTCCGGGCTTTCGCGGCTCGACGCGACGCTGGTCTTCGAGGCGCTGGCGATGGCTTGTCCGGCGGTCGGGTCGTTCCTGTCGATCCACAACATGTGCGCCGGCATGATCGACCGGTTCGGATCGGCGGAGATGAAATCGGAATGGTTGCCGCGGCTTACCTCGATGGAGACGGTGATCTCCTATTGCCTTACCGAGCCGGGGTCGGGCTCCGACGCCGCCGCGCTCCGGACACGCGCGGCGCGGACCAATGAAGGCTGGGCGCTGACCGGGACCAAGTCCTTCATCTCCGGCGGCGACTATTCGGACGCCTATCTGGTCATGTGCCGCACCGGCGACGAAGGGCCGAAGGGCGTTTCGGCGATCATTGTCGAGTCAGGGACGGACGGGCTCTCCTTTGGCGCGAAGGAAGACAAGATGGGCTGGCGCGCGCAGCCGACCGCGGAGGTGCGGCTCGACGGCGCGTCCGTACCGGCGGCGAACCTGATCGGCGAGGAAGGGCGCGGCTTCGCCTACGCCATGGCCGGGCTCGATGGCGGCCGGCTCAATATCGCCGCCTCGGCGCTTGGCGGCGCGCAAGCGGCGCTCGACGCGGCGCTGCGCTATGTCGGCGAGCGCAAGGCGTTCGGCAAGACCATCGACCAGTTCCAGGGGCTCCAGTTCCGGCTGGCGGATATGGAGACCGAACTGCAGGCGGCGCGCATCTTTCTGCGGCAGGCGGCGTGGAAACTGGACAAGGATGCGCCCGATGCGACGAAGTTCTGCGCCATGGCGAAGCGCTTCGTCACCGATGCCGCCTTCCGGGTCGCCAACGATGCGCTTCAACTTCATGGCGGGTATGGTTATCTCGCCGATTATGGAATGGAGAAGATCGTCCGCGATCTGCGGGTGCACCAGATCCTTGAAGGAACGAACGAGATCATGCGGGTGATCATCTCCCGCGCGTTGCTGGCGGAGCGGGCGGCGTGA
- a CDS encoding NUDIX hydrolase — protein MFRRVRLIFARAIAALGPVATRQAGALCWRHGAAGVEILLITTRRSGRWTPPKGGLMKGRTNAECAAIEAWEEAGVRGEVASAALGAYATLKSRKNGGWIKLSVEVYPLRVTEMEPRFPEHGERTLRWFPRAAAAHAVREGALRRMILGFTP, from the coding sequence ATGTTCCGTCGGGTAAGATTGATCTTCGCGCGCGCCATCGCCGCGCTCGGGCCGGTCGCTACGCGGCAGGCGGGCGCGCTCTGCTGGCGGCACGGCGCCGCGGGCGTCGAAATTCTGCTCATTACAACAAGGCGATCCGGTCGCTGGACGCCGCCGAAGGGCGGGCTGATGAAGGGCCGGACCAACGCCGAATGCGCCGCGATCGAGGCCTGGGAGGAAGCCGGGGTCAGAGGCGAGGTCGCCAGCGCGGCGCTCGGCGCCTATGCGACGCTAAAGTCCCGCAAGAACGGCGGCTGGATCAAACTCTCCGTGGAGGTCTACCCGCTCCGCGTGACGGAGATGGAGCCGCGCTTTCCGGAGCACGGTGAACGGACGCTGCGCTGGTTCCCGCGCGCGGCGGCCGCGCACGCGGTGCGCGAGGGAGCGCTTCGCCGGATGATCCTCGGCTTCACGCCCTGA
- a CDS encoding 3-hydroxyisobutyryl-CoA hydrolase: MSDILIRIEGRAGRITLNRPETLNSLTYDMLRAIDAALEEWRDDDRVALVLIDAAGARAFAAGGDIRDLYETGRAGDFAFGQGFWAFEYRLNAKIARYPKPYVAIMHGFVMGGGVGVSALGSHRVVTDGTEVAMPECGIGLVPDVGGSWLLANAPGRAGEYLGMTGARMGPADAIHAGFADAYVPSDRLEALKTQLAESGDPGEIRAFAEKPEGGELAYFRLPMDDAFAAASTVELEANLEEVARAGLPWATKTLKALRRGCPLSVATTMEMVRAARSMTLEEALAQEYRFTARCMEHGEFLEGVRAAVIDKDRDPHWAKPRLADVRRPDVDAMLAPLGADELKL; encoded by the coding sequence GTGAGCGACATTCTGATCCGCATCGAAGGGCGCGCCGGTCGGATCACGCTCAACCGGCCGGAAACGCTCAATTCGCTCACCTACGACATGCTGCGCGCGATCGACGCCGCGCTGGAAGAATGGCGGGACGACGATCGCGTCGCGCTGGTGCTGATCGACGCGGCGGGCGCGCGCGCCTTCGCCGCTGGCGGCGATATCCGCGATCTCTACGAGACAGGCCGCGCCGGGGATTTCGCTTTCGGGCAGGGGTTCTGGGCGTTCGAATACCGGCTGAACGCCAAGATCGCGCGGTATCCGAAACCCTATGTCGCGATCATGCACGGCTTCGTCATGGGCGGCGGCGTCGGCGTCTCCGCGCTCGGCTCACACCGGGTGGTGACGGACGGGACCGAGGTGGCGATGCCGGAATGCGGGATCGGCCTGGTTCCCGACGTCGGCGGCTCATGGCTTCTCGCGAACGCGCCGGGCCGCGCGGGGGAGTATCTCGGCATGACTGGCGCGCGCATGGGGCCGGCGGACGCGATCCACGCGGGGTTCGCGGACGCCTATGTCCCTTCCGATCGGCTCGAAGCGTTGAAGACCCAGCTGGCGGAGTCCGGCGATCCGGGGGAGATCCGCGCCTTCGCCGAAAAACCTGAAGGTGGCGAGCTCGCCTATTTTCGACTGCCGATGGACGACGCTTTCGCGGCCGCCTCCACCGTCGAGCTCGAAGCGAACCTGGAGGAGGTGGCGCGCGCCGGTTTGCCGTGGGCGACGAAGACATTGAAGGCGCTCCGTCGCGGCTGTCCGCTCTCCGTCGCCACGACGATGGAGATGGTGCGCGCCGCGCGGTCGATGACGCTGGAGGAGGCGCTGGCCCAGGAATACAGGTTCACTGCGCGCTGCATGGAACATGGCGAGTTCCTCGAAGGCGTGCGCGCGGCGGTGATCGACAAGGATCGCGACCCGCACTGGGCGAAGCCACGCCTCGCGGACGTTCGCCGCCCCGATGTCGATGCGATGCTCGCCCCGCTCGGGGCGGACGAATTGAAACTCTGA
- a CDS encoding CoA-acylating methylmalonate-semialdehyde dehydrogenase, whose protein sequence is MVAELTHFIDGAHVKGTSGRFADVYNPATGEVQARVPLAGQDEMDAAVASAKAAQPGWAATNPQRRARVIMEFVRLLHRDMDKLATALSREHGKTVPDARGDVVRGLEVAEFCIGAPHLLKGEFNEGAGPGIDLYSIRQPVGVAAGITPFNFPAMIPMWKFCPAIACGNAFILKPSERDPSVPLMLAELMIEAGLPKGVLNVVNGDKGAVDAILDHKDIGAVGFVGSTPIAQYVYGRGTASGKRVQCFGGAKNHLIVMPDADMDQVVDALAGAGYGAAGERCMAISVAVPVGEETADRLIEKLAPRVESMKIAPYTDGDDADFGPLVTAEAKKRVLGLIDRGVEEGAKLVVDGRGFKMQGYENGFFVGGCLFDNVTPDMDIYKTEIFGPVLSTVRADSYETALKLATDNEYGNGVAIYTRDGDTARDFVSRVEVGMVGVNVPIPVPLAYYTFGGWKKSAFGDLNQYGPDAFRFYTRTKTVTSRWPSGVKEGAEFHFPS, encoded by the coding sequence ATGGTCGCGGAATTGACCCATTTCATCGACGGCGCGCATGTGAAGGGGACCTCGGGCCGCTTCGCGGACGTGTACAACCCTGCAACCGGCGAGGTTCAGGCCCGCGTTCCGCTGGCCGGTCAGGACGAGATGGACGCCGCGGTGGCGAGCGCGAAAGCGGCGCAACCCGGCTGGGCGGCGACGAACCCGCAGCGCCGCGCGCGGGTCATCATGGAGTTCGTGCGCCTTCTGCATCGCGATATGGACAAGCTCGCGACAGCGCTGTCCCGCGAACACGGCAAGACCGTGCCGGACGCCCGGGGCGATGTGGTGCGCGGGCTCGAGGTCGCGGAGTTCTGCATCGGCGCGCCGCATCTGCTGAAGGGGGAGTTCAATGAAGGCGCGGGTCCGGGGATCGACCTTTATTCCATCCGCCAGCCGGTTGGCGTGGCGGCCGGGATCACCCCGTTCAATTTCCCGGCGATGATCCCGATGTGGAAATTCTGCCCGGCGATCGCCTGCGGCAACGCCTTCATCCTGAAGCCTTCGGAGCGCGACCCCTCCGTGCCGCTGATGCTGGCGGAACTGATGATCGAGGCGGGATTGCCGAAGGGGGTGCTGAACGTCGTGAACGGGGACAAGGGCGCGGTGGACGCGATCCTCGACCATAAGGATATCGGCGCGGTCGGCTTCGTCGGCTCGACCCCGATCGCGCAATATGTCTATGGGCGCGGAACCGCTTCAGGCAAGCGCGTGCAGTGTTTCGGCGGCGCGAAGAACCATCTGATCGTCATGCCGGACGCCGATATGGATCAGGTTGTGGACGCGCTGGCCGGCGCCGGTTACGGCGCGGCCGGGGAGCGTTGCATGGCGATTTCGGTCGCCGTTCCGGTCGGGGAGGAGACCGCCGACAGGCTGATCGAGAAACTGGCCCCGCGGGTCGAGTCGATGAAGATCGCGCCCTATACCGACGGCGACGACGCCGATTTTGGCCCGCTCGTCACCGCCGAGGCGAAGAAGCGGGTGCTCGGCCTGATCGACCGGGGCGTCGAAGAGGGCGCGAAGCTGGTTGTCGACGGGCGCGGCTTCAAGATGCAGGGCTACGAGAACGGGTTCTTCGTCGGCGGTTGCCTCTTCGACAACGTCACGCCGGACATGGATATCTACAAGACCGAGATCTTCGGCCCCGTCCTCTCCACCGTCCGCGCCGACAGCTACGAGACGGCGCTGAAACTGGCGACGGATAACGAGTATGGCAATGGCGTCGCGATCTACACCCGCGATGGCGACACGGCGCGCGATTTCGTCAGCCGGGTCGAGGTCGGCATGGTCGGCGTGAACGTGCCGATCCCGGTGCCGCTCGCCTATTACACCTTCGGCGGCTGGAAGAAATCGGCCTTTGGCGATCTCAACCAGTATGGGCCGGACGCGTTCCGCTTCTACACCCGCACCAAGACCGTGACCTCGCGCTGGCCGTCCGGCGTGAAAGAGGGCGCGGAGTTCCACTTCCCGTCATAG
- a CDS encoding carboxylate-amine ligase, with protein MEAPAFSIGVEEEYLLVDLETLSLAEAPPGLMEACAAELEEQVSPEFLQCQIEIGTKVCATVDEARDDLKRLRSTVAREAKRHGLAPIAASCHPFADWKQQRHTDRDRYHELRRAMGGVAQRLLICGMHVHVGLGEGAGGDALRVDLMPQMSYFLPHLLALSCSSPFWQGRDTGLSSYRLSVFDGLPRTGLPPNVASWADYERMVAVLTDLSIIEDSSKIWWDLRPSHRFPTLESRICDVCPRLEDTLTIAAATQALMRMLWRLKAGNQRWRAYDRFLIAENRWRAQRYGMAEGLIDFGRGEIVPFDELAAEIMALVESDAAALSSLKEIEGLARIASDGNGADRQRRIAEAARAGGAEGEAALGAVVTHLIEEFHVDL; from the coding sequence ATGGAAGCGCCCGCGTTCAGCATCGGGGTAGAGGAGGAGTATCTTCTCGTCGATCTTGAGACTCTGTCGCTGGCGGAGGCGCCGCCGGGGCTGATGGAGGCCTGCGCGGCCGAGCTGGAGGAGCAGGTCTCGCCCGAGTTCCTGCAATGCCAGATCGAGATCGGAACCAAGGTCTGCGCGACGGTGGACGAGGCGCGCGACGACCTGAAGCGCCTGCGCTCGACAGTCGCGCGCGAGGCGAAGCGCCACGGGCTGGCGCCGATCGCCGCATCGTGTCATCCGTTCGCCGACTGGAAGCAGCAACGTCACACCGACAGGGACCGGTATCACGAGCTCCGGCGGGCGATGGGCGGCGTCGCGCAGCGCCTTCTCATCTGTGGGATGCATGTTCATGTCGGGCTCGGGGAAGGGGCGGGGGGCGACGCGCTCCGTGTCGACCTCATGCCGCAGATGAGCTATTTCCTGCCGCATCTTCTGGCGCTGTCCTGCTCGTCACCGTTCTGGCAGGGGCGCGACACCGGGCTCTCCTCCTACCGGCTTTCGGTGTTCGACGGCCTGCCGCGCACGGGCCTGCCGCCGAACGTGGCGAGCTGGGCGGATTACGAGCGCATGGTGGCGGTGCTGACCGATCTCTCGATCATTGAGGACAGCTCGAAGATCTGGTGGGATCTTCGCCCCTCGCATCGCTTCCCGACGCTTGAGAGCCGGATCTGCGACGTCTGCCCGCGGCTGGAGGATACGCTGACCATCGCCGCGGCGACGCAGGCGTTGATGCGAATGCTCTGGCGGCTGAAGGCCGGGAACCAGCGCTGGCGCGCCTATGACCGGTTCCTGATCGCAGAGAATCGCTGGCGCGCGCAGCGCTACGGCATGGCCGAAGGGTTGATCGATTTCGGGCGGGGGGAGATCGTTCCCTTCGACGAACTCGCCGCCGAAATAATGGCGCTTGTCGAATCGGATGCGGCGGCGCTCTCCTCGCTGAAGGAGATAGAGGGGTTGGCGCGCATCGCCTCAGATGGCAACGGCGCCGACCGGCAGCGCCGCATCGCCGAGGCGGCGCGCGCCGGCGGGGCGGAAGGCGAGGCCGCGCTCGGCGCTGTCGTCACGCACCTGATCGAGGAATTCCACGTCGACCTCTGA
- a CDS encoding PEP-CTERM sorting domain-containing protein, producing the protein MSKQLTITGLALAVAGLLAPHTAEAASYFVRPFIQVGGGGLIDGLQQNGATNASQNFGTNFQSTVDLDDGTVKARTNIPSAQSNGQSGGSFGERVAFSPDAAGTTVSFSFDFDGTIEVSDLLNGPLATGYSAFVFANLFVYDSSAGATYQNFNTLGGALISRSFAQDYGTSSGATPSSTFFDIDQTLSGSITVEANKQYDVFASLSVAAATNQNDISIMMDFMNTGTFAIDADPGVTYTSSSGVFLDSTGVTPSAVPVPAALPLLLGGLGLLGFVSRRRRAAAA; encoded by the coding sequence GTGTCGAAGCAACTGACCATCACGGGGCTGGCTCTGGCTGTCGCGGGGCTGCTCGCCCCGCATACGGCCGAAGCGGCCTCCTATTTCGTGCGTCCGTTTATCCAGGTGGGTGGCGGCGGACTTATCGACGGCCTTCAGCAGAACGGGGCGACGAACGCCTCGCAGAACTTCGGGACCAATTTCCAGTCCACGGTCGACCTGGATGACGGGACCGTCAAGGCGCGGACGAATATCCCGTCCGCCCAGAGCAACGGCCAGTCTGGCGGCTCGTTCGGCGAGCGCGTGGCGTTCTCGCCCGACGCGGCCGGCACGACTGTCAGCTTCTCCTTCGATTTCGACGGAACCATCGAGGTGTCCGATTTGCTGAACGGGCCTCTGGCGACGGGATACAGCGCATTCGTCTTCGCCAATCTCTTCGTTTACGATTCGAGCGCGGGCGCGACCTATCAGAACTTCAATACGCTTGGCGGCGCGCTCATCTCCCGGTCGTTCGCCCAGGATTACGGCACGTCCTCCGGCGCAACGCCGTCAAGCACGTTCTTCGATATCGACCAGACGCTTTCCGGTTCGATCACCGTCGAGGCGAACAAGCAGTATGACGTCTTCGCCTCGCTATCGGTCGCGGCTGCGACCAACCAGAACGACATCAGCATCATGATGGACTTCATGAACACCGGCACGTTCGCGATCGATGCGGACCCCGGCGTCACCTACACGTCCAGTTCGGGCGTCTTCCTCGACTCGACCGGGGTCACGCCCTCTGCGGTTCCGGTTCCGGCGGCGCTGCCGCTGCTGCTCGGCGGGCTTGGCCTGCTCGGCTTCGTCAGCCGACGCCGGCGCGCCGCGGCCGCCTGA